One Epidermidibacterium keratini DNA segment encodes these proteins:
- a CDS encoding TetR/AcrR family transcriptional regulator produces the protein MTSKTTRDPEGRKRAIVAAAADLIIDLGLNGVTHRKVAAKAGVPLGSTTQYFATLDDLLAEALATLAEAMEAEMATLVDDLQTSTDRPRTIARELAAYLSDKDRVRAETAFYVANLENPKLAALTTQWYDGLVEHLSKYVDPTAARAVATYSDGVVLQALRGTAPNEDEMTAAIRRLMEGTK, from the coding sequence ATGACCTCGAAGACCACACGTGACCCAGAGGGTCGCAAGCGAGCGATCGTGGCGGCTGCCGCGGACCTCATCATCGACCTCGGCCTGAACGGCGTGACGCATCGCAAAGTCGCGGCGAAGGCCGGCGTACCCCTCGGCTCGACGACGCAGTACTTCGCGACCCTGGACGATCTGCTCGCCGAAGCGCTCGCCACCCTCGCCGAAGCGATGGAGGCCGAGATGGCCACCCTCGTCGATGACCTACAGACCTCGACCGACCGCCCGCGCACCATCGCCCGCGAGCTGGCGGCGTACCTCAGCGACAAGGACCGCGTGCGTGCCGAAACCGCCTTCTACGTAGCGAATCTAGAGAATCCGAAGCTCGCCGCGCTAACGACGCAGTGGTACGACGGCCTCGTCGAGCATCTCTCGAAGTACGTCGATCCCACCGCCGCTCGGGCGGTCGCCACGTATAGCGACGGCGTCGTCCTGCAAGCACTTCGCGGCACCGCGCCCAACGAAGACGAGATGACCGCGGCAATCCGCCGACTCATGGAAGGAACGAAGTGA
- a CDS encoding MFS transporter: MLSVGLMIVVMDMTILIMALPNLVAELSSTATEQLWIVDVYSLVLAGLLIPMSAVADRWGRKKILLTGFAIFGIVSALVLIATTSGQVIALRAALGVGGAMIMPTTLSMIRTIFTDPAERARALAVWSVTAGLGAVVGPLVGGALLEFFSWHSAFLINVPIVILAITAGIILLPEARDPNPPRWDMLASLLAIAGMVGTVWGIKNLAKNGLDDFGSWAMLAGGLAILALFVLRCLHSNDPMLDLRLFKSKPFSAGVIAALVASLAMAGVLLLVAQWLQTVGEFTPILAGVALLPMALGGMLSAPFAPALAQRTTPRAVITGGLVIAGVGILSIAFMGDLISYWQFVVPLLMVGAGTGSLAIASAIIMGSTPTEKAGNAAAIEESMYDVGNVLGIAVIGSAASAIYRSNLGISDFVAQGLDPALAHAAEDSIVGAMSVSNELDIPALATAATDAFNDGLGFASIIGGVILLLASITVFRLVPKKFSITGEH, translated from the coding sequence ATGCTGTCGGTCGGGCTGATGATCGTCGTGATGGACATGACGATCCTCATCATGGCGCTGCCGAATCTGGTCGCCGAACTGTCGTCGACAGCGACCGAGCAGCTGTGGATCGTCGACGTCTACTCTCTGGTGCTTGCCGGACTTCTGATCCCGATGAGCGCGGTCGCCGATCGCTGGGGACGCAAGAAGATTCTGCTCACCGGCTTCGCTATCTTCGGCATCGTCTCAGCGCTAGTACTGATCGCCACAACGTCAGGCCAAGTGATCGCACTGCGAGCCGCACTCGGCGTCGGTGGCGCGATGATCATGCCTACCACCCTGTCGATGATCCGGACCATCTTTACCGACCCGGCCGAGCGGGCACGGGCCCTCGCGGTCTGGTCGGTCACCGCCGGCCTCGGCGCAGTCGTCGGACCGCTGGTCGGCGGCGCACTGCTCGAGTTCTTCAGCTGGCACTCGGCGTTCTTGATCAACGTTCCGATCGTCATCCTGGCGATCACAGCTGGGATCATCCTGCTCCCCGAAGCGCGTGACCCCAACCCGCCGCGCTGGGACATGCTCGCCTCACTGCTTGCGATCGCGGGAATGGTCGGAACCGTCTGGGGAATAAAGAATCTTGCCAAGAATGGCCTGGACGACTTCGGCTCCTGGGCAATGCTCGCCGGCGGCCTGGCGATCCTCGCGCTGTTCGTCCTGCGTTGTCTGCACAGCAACGACCCGATGCTCGATCTGCGGCTCTTCAAGAGCAAGCCGTTCAGCGCCGGCGTGATCGCCGCGCTCGTCGCGAGCCTTGCGATGGCCGGAGTCCTGCTGCTCGTTGCGCAGTGGCTGCAGACAGTCGGCGAGTTCACGCCGATCCTCGCAGGTGTCGCACTGCTGCCGATGGCGCTTGGCGGGATGCTGTCAGCACCGTTTGCGCCGGCGCTCGCACAGCGCACGACACCGCGAGCCGTCATCACCGGCGGGCTGGTGATCGCAGGCGTCGGGATCTTGAGCATCGCGTTCATGGGCGACCTCATCAGCTACTGGCAGTTCGTCGTACCCCTGCTGATGGTGGGCGCTGGCACCGGATCTCTGGCGATCGCGTCGGCCATCATCATGGGAAGTACGCCGACCGAGAAGGCCGGAAACGCTGCGGCCATTGAAGAGTCGATGTACGACGTCGGAAATGTCCTTGGTATCGCGGTGATCGGCAGCGCCGCCTCGGCAATCTACCGTTCCAATCTTGGCATCTCGGACTTCGTCGCGCAGGGACTCGATCCTGCCCTGGCACACGCTGCCGAGGACTCGATTGTCGGCGCGATGAGCGTGTCGAATGAACTCGACATCCCGGCGCTGGCAACTGCCGCGACCGACGCGTTCAACGATGGCCTCGGCTTCGCCTCGATCATCGGTGGCGTGATCCTCCTGCTGGCATCGATCACGGTGTTCAGGCTCGTGCCTAAGAAGTTCAGCATCACCGGCGAGCACTAA